From a single Pirellulaceae bacterium genomic region:
- a CDS encoding 8-amino-7-oxononanoate synthase, producing MANVSHSRATKADAAAQDVNSSWLKHFAQGLDALQQHDLLRVRGGLLRNWHVTEDGAEPLDFGNNDYLGLRRHPQVIEAARCGLLEHGWGSGASPVLSGYSELHAQLERQLAELCGTQESLVFSSGYAANVGSLSAWLDRDCLVLSDQLNHASLIDGMRLSRACRIIYPHCHVGQLEQLLLEHRRNHSRALIVTESVFSMDGDEAPLVQIAELAERFDCGLVVDEAHAVGLFGQRGSGLLEELELTGRVLLKLGTLSKALGGLGGYAAGSRWAVQHLVNRCRSYIFSTAPPAAAMAASLAAAELLPKLTVERQQLLDLARYLRDKLSAMGWPVSPGRSPIVPLVVGDAWRAVGLSGQLARQGIYVPAIRPPTVPENTSRLRISLSANHRRQDIDRLCLALGNNASLPAAET from the coding sequence ATGGCAAACGTTAGTCACAGTCGAGCGACCAAGGCGGATGCCGCTGCGCAAGATGTGAACAGTTCATGGTTGAAACATTTCGCGCAGGGGTTGGACGCGCTTCAGCAACACGACCTGCTGAGAGTGCGCGGCGGGTTGTTGCGCAATTGGCATGTAACTGAGGATGGCGCCGAGCCGCTTGACTTTGGCAACAACGATTATCTGGGGCTGAGGCGACATCCGCAGGTAATCGAAGCCGCCCGGTGCGGGCTGCTGGAACACGGCTGGGGCAGCGGTGCCAGCCCCGTGCTCAGCGGGTATTCAGAGCTGCATGCACAGTTGGAGAGACAGTTGGCCGAATTGTGCGGCACGCAGGAGAGCTTGGTGTTTTCCTCCGGCTATGCTGCCAACGTGGGCAGCTTGTCGGCTTGGCTGGACCGGGACTGCCTCGTGTTGAGCGACCAGCTGAACCACGCCAGCCTGATCGACGGAATGCGGTTGAGCCGCGCTTGCCGCATCATCTATCCGCACTGCCATGTCGGGCAGCTCGAGCAGTTGTTGTTGGAACATCGAAGGAACCACTCGCGAGCACTGATTGTAACTGAATCGGTCTTCAGCATGGATGGAGACGAGGCACCGCTGGTGCAAATTGCTGAGTTGGCCGAGCGCTTCGATTGCGGGTTAGTTGTCGACGAAGCGCACGCGGTTGGCCTATTTGGCCAACGTGGCAGTGGATTGCTGGAGGAGCTAGAGCTGACCGGCCGAGTTTTATTGAAACTTGGAACACTCAGCAAAGCCTTGGGAGGCCTGGGCGGTTATGCAGCCGGTAGTCGCTGGGCTGTGCAACATCTGGTCAATCGTTGCCGCAGCTACATATTCAGCACCGCTCCACCTGCCGCCGCAATGGCGGCTAGTCTAGCGGCAGCAGAGTTGCTACCGAAGTTGACTGTAGAACGACAGCAGCTCCTGGATTTGGCTCGGTATTTGCGCGACAAGCTGTCAGCCATGGGGTGGCCAGTATCACCCGGCCGGAGCCCCATTGTGCCGCTGGTTGTAGGCGATGCGTGGCGGGCCGTGGGTCTGTCTGGACAACTGGCACGACAGGGAATCTATGTACCGGCCATTCGCCCGCCGACGGTGCCTGAGAACACCAGTCGCCTCAGGATCAGCCTATCTGCCAATCACCGGCGGCAAGATATCGATCGACTGTGCCTGGCGCTGGGCAATAACGCCTCATTGCCAGCGGCAGAAACGTAA
- the cysK gene encoding cysteine synthase A — protein MSRKKLYENASQAIGDTPMIRINRLVPEGGATVFAKCEFFQPLNSVKDRIGAAMIEAGEHDGKITRDTHIIEPTSGNTGIALAFVCAAKGYRLTLTMPESMSVERRTLLKAMGANLVLTPAAEGMRGAIARANELVNQDANGFMPQQFENPANPAIHERTTGPEIWEDCAQNIDAIVAGVGTGGTITGVARYIKKLNPNFKAIAVEPKHSPVISGGAPGKHRIQGIGAGFIPKNLDTSLVDDIVQVDDEDAFEWGRRLAKSEGIVAGISSGANMWAAAQVAARPEFKGKRIVTIMASLGERYLSTPLFGDLGT, from the coding sequence ATGTCTCGAAAAAAGCTGTACGAAAACGCATCGCAAGCCATTGGCGATACCCCCATGATTCGCATCAACCGCTTGGTGCCTGAAGGCGGCGCTACGGTATTTGCCAAATGCGAGTTTTTTCAACCGCTCAACAGCGTCAAGGATCGTATTGGGGCAGCGATGATCGAGGCGGGCGAGCATGACGGCAAGATTACGCGCGACACTCACATCATCGAGCCGACTAGTGGCAACACCGGTATTGCCCTGGCTTTTGTATGCGCCGCTAAAGGCTATCGACTGACGCTGACCATGCCTGAAAGCATGTCGGTCGAACGACGAACGTTGCTCAAGGCAATGGGCGCCAACCTCGTACTGACGCCAGCGGCTGAAGGCATGCGTGGAGCGATAGCGCGCGCCAACGAGTTAGTCAACCAGGATGCAAATGGCTTTATGCCTCAGCAGTTCGAGAATCCAGCGAATCCAGCCATTCATGAGCGAACAACGGGTCCCGAAATTTGGGAAGACTGTGCTCAGAATATCGATGCCATTGTGGCGGGCGTCGGAACCGGTGGCACGATTACTGGCGTTGCCCGATACATCAAGAAACTGAACCCGAACTTCAAGGCGATTGCGGTCGAGCCCAAGCACAGCCCGGTGATCAGCGGTGGAGCTCCTGGCAAGCATCGCATTCAAGGAATTGGTGCCGGGTTCATTCCCAAGAATCTCGATACGTCGCTGGTGGATGACATTGTGCAGGTGGACGACGAAGATGCATTTGAGTGGGGGCGTCGATTGGCCAAGAGCGAGGGCATTGTGGCTGGCATCAGCAGCGGAGCCAATATGTGGGCCGCTGCTCAAGTCGCCGCCCGTCCAGAATTCAAAGGCAAGCGCATCGTGACCATCATGGCCAGCCTGGGCGAACGCTACCTCTCGACGCCGTTGTTCGGCGACTTGGGAACGTAA
- a CDS encoding type II secretion system F family protein, whose translation MLPIILIVSVGLGVTALIGGLAFALRPAEDQRTEDRLAALTASRKSGIEGDKPKMLTRTALDETKSLADEFLGRFGNVSALMEQADVKLTGSQFLTICVGAAAVGSAICIASPLPKLLFPFFGLALSSLPFFWLMIRRSKRLALITKQLPEALELLSRSLRAGHSLASGVGLVGSEMPAPLGTEFARVYDEQNFGLSLDEAMEQMTIRVPNMDLRFFVTAVTLQRQTGGDLSEILDKIGRLIRERFKLAGQIQALTGEGRLSGIVLLGLPPVLFLVMLYLNYDYAMVLFRDEDGKKLLAFALVMQLIGALVIRKIINIRV comes from the coding sequence ATGTTACCAATCATCTTGATTGTTTCTGTGGGGCTGGGTGTGACCGCGCTCATTGGCGGACTGGCTTTTGCCTTGCGTCCAGCGGAGGACCAACGAACTGAAGACCGGCTAGCGGCGCTCACCGCAAGCCGCAAGAGCGGCATTGAGGGCGACAAGCCAAAGATGTTGACTCGAACGGCGCTAGATGAAACAAAGTCGCTGGCGGACGAGTTTTTGGGTCGCTTCGGCAACGTCTCGGCACTGATGGAACAAGCCGACGTCAAACTTACCGGCTCCCAATTCTTGACGATCTGCGTTGGTGCTGCAGCCGTGGGCTCGGCGATCTGCATCGCTTCACCGCTCCCAAAGCTTTTGTTCCCATTCTTCGGATTGGCACTCAGTAGCTTACCATTTTTCTGGCTCATGATTCGCCGTTCAAAACGGCTGGCTTTAATTACAAAGCAGTTGCCAGAGGCTCTGGAGTTGCTCAGCCGGTCGTTGCGTGCGGGCCATTCATTGGCCTCGGGGGTTGGCTTGGTAGGCAGTGAAATGCCAGCTCCACTAGGAACTGAATTCGCGCGCGTCTACGACGAGCAGAATTTCGGTCTGTCGCTGGACGAAGCCATGGAACAGATGACGATTCGCGTTCCAAATATGGATTTGCGCTTCTTCGTTACGGCGGTCACCCTGCAACGTCAAACCGGCGGTGATTTGTCAGAAATTCTGGACAAGATCGGCCGATTGATTCGCGAACGATTCAAGCTGGCTGGCCAAATTCAAGCACTGACGGGCGAAGGACGATTGTCAGGTATTGTGCTGTTGGGTCTGCCGCCTGTGTTGTTCCTCGTGATGCTGTATCTGAACTACGATTACGCCATGGTTCTGTTCCGCGACGAAGACGGCAAAAAATTGCTGGCGTTTGCGCTAGTGATGCAATTGATCGGTGCACTTGTCATCCGCAAGATTATCAATATTAGGGTTTAA
- a CDS encoding CpaF family protein — translation MNSAAPMRSQASNRAEEFEQIKRRIHNKLVDKLDLTRVGDLKGEQLRREIRMVVEHLCDAENTLLNRSERDRVIEEVLDETFGLGPLELILKDPHVSDIMINGPKQIYVEKGGKLMLTGVEFRDNAHLMQIIDRIVSKVGRRVDETCPMVDARLEDGSRVNAIIPPLALDGAAVSIRRFGSNPLKLEDLLNFKALTPEMVMLLEGCIKARLNMIICGGTGSGKTTLLNTLSSFIPNDQRIVTIEDAAELQLQQDHVVRLETRPPNIEGTGAVTATDLVKNALRMRPERIIIGECRGGETLDMLQAMNTGHDGSLTTIHANNPRDGVARLETLVMMAGFDLPIKAIRQQLSSAVHLLIQANRLQGGPRRVTHITEITGMEGDTVVMQDIFRFVQNGIGEDGKAHGHFISTGVRPSFMHRLEQAGVRLPATTFRERVLLNA, via the coding sequence ATGAACTCTGCTGCACCGATGCGTTCGCAGGCATCCAATCGAGCCGAAGAATTTGAACAGATCAAGCGTCGTATCCACAACAAACTGGTGGACAAGCTCGATCTAACGCGCGTGGGTGATTTGAAGGGTGAACAATTGCGCCGCGAGATTCGCATGGTGGTCGAGCACCTGTGCGACGCAGAAAACACACTGCTCAACCGCTCCGAACGCGACCGCGTTATCGAAGAGGTGTTGGACGAAACGTTTGGCTTGGGGCCGCTGGAGCTGATCCTCAAGGATCCGCACGTCAGCGATATCATGATCAACGGACCCAAGCAGATTTACGTTGAAAAAGGCGGCAAATTGATGCTGACCGGCGTTGAATTCCGCGACAACGCGCACTTGATGCAGATTATCGACCGCATCGTGTCGAAGGTGGGTCGCCGTGTTGACGAAACCTGCCCGATGGTTGACGCTCGTTTGGAAGACGGCTCGCGCGTCAACGCGATTATTCCACCCTTGGCCCTGGATGGGGCCGCTGTTTCGATTCGCCGATTCGGTTCGAACCCGCTCAAGCTGGAAGACTTGCTGAATTTCAAAGCGCTCACACCCGAGATGGTGATGCTGCTCGAAGGCTGCATCAAAGCGCGCTTGAACATGATCATCTGCGGTGGTACCGGTTCCGGTAAAACCACTCTGTTAAACACGCTCAGCAGCTTTATTCCCAACGATCAGCGGATCGTAACCATCGAAGACGCAGCGGAGTTGCAGTTGCAGCAAGATCACGTCGTGCGATTGGAAACGCGACCGCCTAACATCGAAGGCACGGGGGCTGTCACAGCTACAGACTTGGTGAAGAACGCTTTGCGTATGCGACCCGAGCGCATCATCATCGGTGAGTGTCGTGGTGGCGAAACGCTGGACATGTTGCAAGCCATGAATACTGGCCACGACGGATCGTTGACGACGATTCACGCTAACAACCCGCGCGACGGTGTGGCGCGTCTGGAAACGCTGGTGATGATGGCGGGATTTGACTTGCCAATCAAGGCAATTCGTCAGCAACTGTCCAGCGCGGTACATCTGCTAATTCAAGCTAACCGCTTGCAGGGTGGACCGCGGCGCGTCACGCACATCACCGAAATTACTGGCATGGAAGGTGATACCGTTGTCATGCAAGACATCTTCCGCTTTGTACAAAACGGCATTGGCGAAGATGGCAAAGCCCACGGGCACTTCATTAGCACTGGAGTGCGACCCAGCTTTATGCATCGACTGGAACAGGCAGGGGTGCGTTTGCCGGCCACTACTTTCCGTGAACGAGTGCTGCTCAACGCCTAA
- a CDS encoding dihydroorotase, with amino-acid sequence MSHRLLVRGAQVVLPGSVAETNVLIQDSRILAIDASDQTMADEVLEAQGLTLLPGVIDDQVHFREPGATHKEDIQSGSRAAAAGGVTTFLEMPNTSPPATNLDALRWKYQRASEVSHVNYGFYIGATENNLDQLKQADFAPGIKIFIGSSTGDLLVDSQSALEAIFAETQLPICAHCEDESTVRANRQALGDRLTVADHSRIRDIRAAVIATRRAVDLAVRHKHRFHVLHVSTADEIPIIADGKPWVTAEACPHHWLFSTEDYARLGSLVQMNPSIKPPEHPPQIWQALLDDKIQVIATDHAPHLLDEKSQPYPQSPSGLPAVENSLALLLDQHNQGRCSLTQIAHWMSDAPARVWGLVGKGRIAVGYDADLVLVDLKSRQTIDNAQQYARCGWSPWHGVTLQGWPVRTIVCGRTVFDRGQFTVPPAGRAVTCDHSRGGYWNTPDGIGTLD; translated from the coding sequence ATGTCTCACCGATTGCTCGTTCGCGGCGCTCAAGTCGTCCTGCCTGGGTCTGTTGCCGAAACCAATGTGTTGATTCAGGACTCTCGAATTCTGGCTATTGATGCCTCTGACCAGACTATGGCCGACGAGGTGCTTGAAGCGCAAGGCCTGACATTGCTACCGGGAGTCATCGACGATCAGGTGCATTTTCGTGAGCCGGGAGCAACTCACAAGGAGGACATTCAGTCTGGCAGTCGAGCGGCGGCAGCCGGTGGCGTAACCACCTTCCTGGAAATGCCCAATACTTCGCCCCCCGCCACGAACCTAGACGCACTCCGCTGGAAATATCAGCGGGCCTCCGAAGTCAGCCATGTCAATTATGGCTTCTACATTGGTGCCACCGAGAATAACCTGGACCAGCTCAAACAGGCCGACTTCGCGCCGGGGATTAAGATCTTCATCGGCTCTAGCACCGGCGATTTGCTGGTCGATAGCCAGTCGGCGCTTGAAGCGATTTTTGCAGAAACCCAGCTGCCCATTTGCGCGCATTGCGAAGACGAATCGACTGTTCGCGCTAACCGCCAGGCGTTAGGCGATCGGTTGACTGTTGCCGATCATTCACGGATTCGCGACATCCGCGCAGCGGTTATTGCTACACGGCGCGCGGTCGATTTGGCCGTGCGTCACAAGCATCGTTTTCATGTGCTGCATGTCAGTACGGCCGACGAAATTCCCATTATCGCCGACGGCAAGCCATGGGTCACTGCTGAAGCCTGTCCGCATCATTGGCTGTTTTCCACGGAAGACTATGCGCGGCTAGGTAGCTTGGTGCAGATGAATCCGTCAATCAAGCCGCCCGAGCATCCTCCGCAAATTTGGCAGGCGCTGTTGGACGACAAAATTCAAGTTATCGCGACCGATCATGCGCCGCATCTACTGGATGAAAAATCGCAGCCTTATCCACAGTCCCCCAGCGGATTGCCGGCCGTCGAAAACAGCTTGGCGCTGCTGCTGGACCAGCACAACCAGGGGCGCTGCTCGCTGACTCAAATCGCTCATTGGATGTCAGACGCTCCGGCTCGCGTGTGGGGATTGGTTGGCAAAGGCCGTATCGCGGTAGGTTACGATGCCGACCTAGTGCTGGTGGATCTGAAGTCCCGTCAGACTATCGACAATGCGCAACAATACGCGCGCTGTGGTTGGAGTCCCTGGCACGGCGTCACCTTGCAGGGCTGGCCTGTGCGAACCATCGTCTGCGGACGAACTGTATTTGACCGTGGCCAGTTTACGGTGCCCCCCGCCGGACGCGCCGTCACCTGCGACCATAGTCGAGGCGGTTACTGGAATACGCCGGACGGCATTGGCACGCTGGATTGA
- a CDS encoding type II secretion system F family protein has product MVAGFEIPMGLVAAVAVFVACGALAWLVLSFFFNDERDRTESRLQALSDPRKAIAKGTEKKSEAISKALEMASPTLAKPLTPKTEAEMGKLRQTLTEAGFRSESAPLSFLALRVTCSLVFLALGGGISLFSYGITTTAGIRTFVIGAIGFYLPILGLAFLQKRRKQQVFLGLPDALDLMVVCVEAGLGLDQAMRKVASEMQKSYRVIADEFSLCNLQLQMGRVRNQVLVDLGARTGVDELRALANILIQADKFGSSIANALRVQSDAMRVRRQQIAEEKAAKTAVKMIFPLVLFIFPGIFVVLVGPAGLQMAREMLPMMEGK; this is encoded by the coding sequence ATGGTGGCTGGATTCGAAATTCCGATGGGACTGGTTGCTGCGGTGGCCGTGTTTGTGGCCTGTGGGGCTTTGGCTTGGCTGGTGCTGAGTTTCTTTTTCAACGATGAACGGGATCGCACGGAATCGCGGTTGCAGGCGCTCAGCGACCCGCGCAAGGCGATTGCCAAAGGCACGGAAAAGAAGTCCGAAGCGATCTCCAAAGCTCTGGAAATGGCTTCACCCACTTTGGCCAAGCCGTTAACGCCCAAGACCGAAGCGGAGATGGGCAAGCTGCGACAAACGTTGACTGAAGCTGGCTTTCGTAGCGAATCAGCTCCACTCAGTTTCTTGGCACTGCGCGTTACGTGCTCGCTGGTGTTCCTGGCTCTCGGGGGGGGGATCTCACTGTTCTCGTACGGCATTACCACCACCGCAGGAATTCGCACCTTCGTTATTGGGGCTATTGGATTTTATCTACCGATCCTGGGTTTGGCGTTCCTGCAAAAACGTCGCAAACAACAGGTGTTCTTGGGATTGCCCGACGCCCTGGACTTGATGGTCGTGTGCGTTGAAGCCGGATTGGGATTGGACCAAGCTATGCGCAAAGTGGCCTCAGAAATGCAAAAGAGTTATCGCGTGATTGCCGACGAGTTTTCCCTGTGTAACCTGCAATTGCAAATGGGACGCGTTCGCAATCAAGTTTTAGTAGACTTGGGAGCACGCACCGGCGTGGACGAACTGCGAGCATTGGCCAATATCTTGATCCAGGCCGACAAATTTGGTTCGAGTATCGCCAACGCCCTGCGCGTCCAAAGCGATGCGATGCGCGTCCGTCGTCAGCAGATCGCTGAGGAAAAAGCCGCCAAGACGGCCGTAAAAATGATTTTTCCGCTGGTGCTCTTCATCTTCCCCGGTATCTTCGTAGTTTTGGTGGGACCCGCCGGCCTGCAAATGGCTCGCGAAATGTTGCCGATGATGGAAGGTAAGTAA
- a CDS encoding type 1 glutamine amidotransferase, which translates to MKRGLVVSQLHGARVLTLVDDIYEDLELWYPKLRLIEAGAEVVVAGPIAGGHYVGKHGYPCPADIAIADCQSASFDGLLLPGGFMPDKLRRDSKVKSLIQEFATAGKCVAAICHGGWMAISAGVYRGVRVTGSLGIKDDLENAGAIWVDAPVVVDRHFVSSRKPDDLPQFAKAMIEVISQYRMA; encoded by the coding sequence ATGAAAAGAGGATTGGTCGTGTCGCAGTTGCATGGTGCTCGCGTACTGACGCTGGTGGATGACATCTATGAAGACTTGGAGCTCTGGTACCCCAAGCTGCGGCTGATCGAAGCTGGAGCTGAGGTCGTGGTAGCCGGGCCAATTGCAGGCGGTCATTATGTTGGCAAACATGGCTATCCCTGCCCAGCCGATATCGCCATCGCCGACTGTCAGTCGGCATCGTTTGACGGGTTGCTGCTACCTGGCGGCTTCATGCCCGATAAACTCCGTCGCGATTCAAAAGTCAAATCATTGATACAGGAATTTGCGACCGCCGGCAAATGCGTCGCCGCAATCTGCCATGGTGGCTGGATGGCTATATCGGCCGGCGTTTATCGTGGAGTGCGCGTCACTGGATCGCTGGGTATCAAAGACGATCTTGAAAACGCCGGTGCCATTTGGGTGGATGCGCCCGTGGTCGTTGATCGCCATTTTGTTTCCAGTCGCAAGCCAGACGACCTTCCACAATTCGCCAAGGCCATGATCGAGGTCATCAGCCAATATCGCATGGCTTGA
- a CDS encoding DUF1611 domain-containing protein, which translates to MSASAWTPLPQHHRIALLTDGFSSPQYAKTAISLLKYRPNDIVAVIDQQLAGKMADELFGMGQGVPVVAGLEKIAQCDAIYLGIATAGGQMPETWRPLICQAIERKIDIVSGLHEFLVEDPQYVQLASISGSRLVDVRRNRFKTTARGLQFRPQCIRVHSVGSDCSIGKMVTTLEVEQQLQQRGYRAKFIATGQTGIMITGQGAPIDCVVSDFVNGAIEGLVAEHQDHDFLLIEGQGSISHPAFSAVTSGLLHGCAPQGLIFCYEAGRTHVKGLPTIPLAPMEDQMAALLAMANLRSPCQFVGLSINTRSLTDRAANDEVAGAEDRFGLPACDVYRHGAGKLADACEELRKSLLGKP; encoded by the coding sequence ATGAGCGCTTCTGCCTGGACCCCACTACCCCAACATCACCGCATTGCACTGCTGACGGATGGTTTTTCGTCCCCGCAATACGCCAAAACAGCGATCAGCCTCCTGAAATATCGCCCCAATGACATCGTGGCCGTGATTGATCAACAGTTGGCCGGCAAGATGGCCGACGAGTTGTTCGGCATGGGCCAGGGGGTACCCGTGGTGGCCGGATTGGAGAAAATTGCCCAGTGCGACGCGATCTACTTGGGCATCGCGACCGCTGGCGGTCAAATGCCCGAAACTTGGCGACCACTGATCTGCCAAGCGATCGAGCGCAAGATCGATATCGTATCGGGTCTTCACGAATTCCTGGTTGAAGACCCGCAATACGTACAGCTTGCCTCCATCTCAGGCAGCCGGTTGGTCGACGTACGTCGCAACCGTTTCAAAACCACAGCCCGGGGACTCCAGTTCCGTCCGCAGTGCATTCGCGTACATTCGGTCGGCAGCGATTGCAGCATTGGCAAGATGGTAACAACGCTGGAAGTAGAGCAGCAGTTGCAACAGCGCGGCTATCGCGCCAAGTTTATCGCTACCGGACAAACTGGCATCATGATCACCGGGCAAGGTGCTCCAATCGACTGCGTGGTGTCCGACTTTGTTAATGGTGCCATTGAAGGACTGGTGGCCGAGCATCAGGATCATGACTTTTTATTGATCGAAGGGCAGGGCAGCATATCGCACCCGGCGTTCTCGGCTGTTACATCCGGTCTACTACACGGCTGTGCACCGCAAGGTTTGATCTTCTGCTACGAAGCCGGACGAACGCACGTCAAAGGCTTGCCGACCATTCCGCTGGCTCCGATGGAGGATCAGATGGCGGCGCTGTTGGCGATGGCGAACCTGCGATCCCCGTGCCAGTTCGTGGGCCTAAGCATTAACACTCGTAGCCTCACAGATCGGGCGGCCAATGACGAAGTGGCTGGGGCCGAAGATCGCTTTGGATTGCCAGCCTGCGATGTCTATCGTCATGGGGCTGGCAAGCTGGCCGATGCCTGCGAGGAACTACGAAAGTCGCTGTTGGGAAAGCCTTAG